In Spirosoma aureum, a single genomic region encodes these proteins:
- a CDS encoding RagB/SusD family nutrient uptake outer membrane protein codes for MKTIIKYIGITVTMLAGLPACEVERLPETSISDQTYWRSEGDLKSAANYLYTFLPAWSTEDVWSDDAIGLASNNISDGSRLAPATDGNYNTNYNLIRAANNIVEKAPRAAASTDKAIIDRYTAEARFFRAWGYYNLVQRFGDVPLILKTLDETAPELSAPASPRAAIFEQIYQDLDFAAQKLPTHTVLGTADFGRISNTAALAFKARVALFEGTRSKYHNYGEPAKHLKAAADAAKAVIDSKQHDLFTGAYFDLFQMPGEGRQNRENVIVKQYGVSLTERVVTHSYYRGSLENGNMNPTKSLADSYLMKDGLPITKSPLYKAPVVSTDVFVDRDTRMSDTFMKKGDPMMTTKPIFDIAPLVFNKTGFMFRKTANVDDWNTQASTIDRPILRYAEVLVTYAEALYELNGSISDADLDLTVNRLRQRGGVAKLTNAFATTNGLNIRDEIRRERRVELAQEGFRYWDLLRWKTAETELPKPVLGNYFFKAEFGTVTSVKLTSDNYILVQEASFRKFDPNKDYLWPLPINEIALNPALKQNKGW; via the coding sequence ATGAAAACGATCATCAAATACATCGGTATTACCGTTACGATGCTTGCGGGTTTACCAGCCTGTGAGGTAGAGCGACTACCCGAAACATCCATCAGCGATCAGACCTACTGGCGATCGGAAGGCGATCTGAAATCTGCCGCTAATTACCTCTACACCTTTTTACCGGCCTGGTCGACTGAGGACGTTTGGTCGGATGATGCAATTGGTCTGGCTTCCAACAACATTAGCGATGGGTCAAGGCTGGCCCCGGCAACTGATGGAAACTATAATACCAACTATAACTTAATTCGGGCAGCCAACAATATTGTTGAGAAAGCACCACGGGCTGCTGCCAGTACCGATAAGGCAATCATTGATCGGTATACGGCCGAGGCCCGGTTTTTCCGCGCCTGGGGGTATTATAATCTGGTTCAGCGCTTTGGTGACGTACCATTGATCTTGAAAACGCTCGATGAAACCGCACCAGAATTATCAGCTCCAGCCAGTCCAAGAGCAGCCATTTTTGAGCAGATTTATCAGGATCTGGATTTTGCCGCGCAGAAATTACCCACGCATACTGTGTTAGGTACTGCCGATTTTGGACGTATCAGCAACACCGCAGCGCTGGCCTTCAAAGCCCGAGTGGCGTTGTTTGAAGGAACCCGTTCGAAATACCATAATTACGGTGAGCCCGCCAAGCACCTCAAAGCAGCTGCTGATGCCGCCAAAGCCGTGATTGACAGCAAACAGCATGACCTGTTTACGGGCGCTTACTTCGATCTGTTTCAGATGCCTGGCGAGGGGCGGCAAAATCGCGAAAATGTCATCGTTAAACAGTATGGCGTATCGCTTACCGAGCGGGTTGTAACACACAGTTATTATCGGGGCTCACTGGAGAATGGTAATATGAATCCGACCAAAAGTTTAGCTGATTCATACCTAATGAAAGATGGACTGCCAATTACCAAGTCGCCCCTCTATAAAGCCCCTGTGGTATCAACGGATGTGTTTGTGGATCGCGATACACGCATGAGCGATACATTTATGAAGAAGGGTGATCCAATGATGACCACAAAGCCAATCTTCGATATTGCTCCCCTGGTATTCAACAAAACGGGATTCATGTTCCGTAAAACGGCAAATGTTGATGACTGGAATACGCAGGCCTCAACGATTGACCGGCCAATACTCCGCTATGCTGAAGTATTGGTAACTTATGCTGAAGCATTGTATGAATTGAATGGCTCTATCAGTGATGCTGATCTCGACTTGACGGTTAACCGCTTGCGCCAACGGGGTGGAGTAGCAAAACTGACCAACGCTTTTGCTACGACCAACGGCCTGAATATACGGGATGAGATACGTCGGGAACGGCGGGTCGAATTAGCGCAGGAAGGTTTCCGGTATTGGGATCTGTTGCGCTGGAAGACTGCTGAAACCGAATTGCCAAAACCTGTTCTGGGTAACTACTTCTTTAAGGCTGAGTTCGGTACGGTGACGTCGGTAAAGTTAACG